One genomic segment of Aquipluma nitroreducens includes these proteins:
- a CDS encoding S41 family peptidase, whose product MKFSKTKKAAIVVVGIFAFAISFYGFKQDDKNFQIAKNLDIYYTLFRELNLFYVDDVDPTKLVKTSIDKMLESLDPYTNFIPEDDIEDFRFMTTGEYAGIGALISKQKGKILIAEPYEGFPAQKSGLKAGDVLLEVAGKSTEKLSTEDVSALLKGPANKAVVVKVQRYGQKKPMDVEIMREKIQIDPVPYYGMLDSETGYIRLSNFTENCTERVKMALIELKEKHGAKTLVLDLRSNPGGLLIEAVRIANLFVPKGQEIVSTRGKVKQWDKVYTATESPIDTIMPIAVLVNRGSASASEIVAGAIQDLDRGMIIGTRTFGKGLVQTTRDLSYNAKLKITTAKYYIPSGRCIQALDYTHRNEDGSVGIVPDSLISKFKTKKGRIVFDGGGVAPDLTVEDETLSNLATNLVTGSLIFDFATYYNSKTEKIASPEEFVITPEIYADFIQFVKGQDFKYESKTESELDNLLEVAKREKYYDISKDEFENLKLKLGHNLDQDLEHFKKEISELLADEIVSRYYYQKGAIKAALRDDSDVTKALDILHKPDGYAAIFDSGRIIKAN is encoded by the coding sequence ATGAAATTTTCCAAAACAAAAAAAGCAGCAATTGTCGTTGTCGGAATATTTGCTTTTGCTATTAGCTTCTATGGCTTTAAACAAGACGATAAAAACTTTCAAATAGCCAAAAACCTTGATATTTATTACACACTGTTTCGGGAATTAAACCTGTTTTATGTTGATGACGTTGACCCGACTAAGTTGGTAAAAACCAGTATCGATAAAATGCTCGAATCACTCGACCCGTACACCAACTTTATTCCTGAAGATGATATTGAAGATTTCCGGTTCATGACCACTGGCGAGTATGCTGGTATCGGAGCCTTAATCAGTAAACAGAAAGGTAAGATTTTGATTGCTGAGCCCTATGAAGGATTCCCTGCGCAGAAAAGCGGATTGAAAGCTGGTGACGTTTTGTTGGAGGTAGCCGGTAAATCAACCGAAAAACTTTCGACGGAAGATGTTAGTGCTCTTTTGAAGGGTCCAGCCAACAAAGCGGTTGTAGTTAAGGTGCAACGATACGGACAGAAGAAGCCGATGGATGTTGAAATTATGCGCGAAAAAATTCAGATCGATCCGGTTCCTTATTACGGAATGCTTGATAGCGAAACCGGTTATATTCGATTGTCGAACTTTACTGAAAATTGCACCGAAAGAGTAAAAATGGCTCTGATTGAACTAAAGGAAAAGCACGGAGCAAAAACTTTAGTTTTGGATCTTCGTTCAAATCCGGGAGGTTTATTGATTGAAGCAGTAAGAATTGCCAATTTGTTCGTACCTAAAGGTCAGGAAATTGTAAGCACAAGGGGAAAAGTAAAACAATGGGATAAAGTTTATACTGCTACCGAAAGTCCGATTGATACAATCATGCCTATTGCTGTATTGGTTAACCGAGGCTCGGCCTCAGCTTCTGAAATTGTGGCCGGTGCTATTCAGGATCTCGATCGTGGTATGATTATCGGAACGCGCACATTCGGGAAAGGCCTTGTTCAAACCACGCGCGACCTGAGCTACAATGCCAAACTAAAAATAACTACAGCCAAATATTACATTCCAAGTGGACGGTGTATTCAGGCGCTTGACTATACTCACCGAAACGAAGACGGAAGTGTAGGAATTGTCCCAGATTCACTCATTTCAAAATTTAAAACAAAAAAGGGACGTATAGTTTTTGATGGTGGAGGTGTTGCCCCGGATCTCACGGTTGAAGATGAGACTTTGAGTAACCTGGCTACCAATTTAGTAACAGGCTCTCTTATTTTTGACTTTGCTACGTATTACAATAGTAAGACAGAAAAAATAGCATCTCCTGAGGAGTTTGTAATTACGCCTGAAATTTATGCTGATTTTATCCAGTTTGTTAAAGGACAGGACTTTAAATACGAATCGAAGACCGAATCAGAATTGGACAATCTGTTGGAAGTTGCCAAACGTGAAAAGTATTACGATATCTCGAAAGATGAATTTGAAAACCTGAAGCTAAAACTTGGGCACAATCTGGATCAGGATCTTGAACATTTCAAAAAGGAGATTTCTGAATTATTGGCTGATGAAATTGTTTCAAGATACTATTATCAAAAGGGAGCAATAAAAGCGGCTTTACGAGACGATTCGGATGTTACTAAAGCTTTGGATATATTGCACAAACCTGATGGATACGCTGCAATTTTTGATTCGGGTAGAATTATAAAAGCAAACTAA
- a CDS encoding DUF2147 domain-containing protein yields MKRLGLILVLCLLISRAFAQDAQKIIGIWWNDEKTSKIEVKEENGKFVGTVIYINPEKYVNGEPEKDNMNPDVKLRSRSRLGLQILSELKFNASDKEWQGGRIYDPKNGKTYDCFAWFDKDANVLNLKGYVAGIKWLGRSTVWTRTTK; encoded by the coding sequence ATGAAACGACTTGGTTTGATTTTAGTTCTCTGCTTGCTTATTTCGCGAGCGTTTGCTCAGGATGCACAGAAAATTATAGGTATTTGGTGGAATGATGAAAAAACTTCGAAAATTGAAGTGAAAGAGGAAAACGGAAAATTTGTTGGAACGGTGATTTACATTAATCCGGAAAAATATGTAAATGGTGAACCTGAGAAGGACAATATGAATCCGGATGTCAAGTTACGTTCGCGTTCAAGATTGGGTTTGCAGATTTTGTCTGAACTTAAATTCAATGCTTCGGATAAAGAATGGCAGGGTGGTCGTATTTATGATCCAAAGAATGGTAAAACTTACGATTGCTTTGCGTGGTTCGACAAAGATGCCAATGTTTTGAATCTTAAAGGTTACGTGGCTGGAATCAAATGGCTTGGAAGATCGACTGTCTGGACACGTACCACCAAATAG
- a CDS encoding MarR family winged helix-turn-helix transcriptional regulator, which yields MEQVKPLGYILGLPLRIFLNQVAVEFRNRDIELTFEQFIMLLLIDSKGDLIQQDIANHLQKDKSIVVRQMNGLIEKEYVVRLPNRTDKRKKNLILTTKGTEIMNKITELNFEVSSKLLSGVDEDDYLAFGRVLNKIQENGGFLIEQRQ from the coding sequence ATGGAGCAGGTTAAACCATTGGGTTATATTTTAGGTCTTCCTCTTAGGATTTTTTTGAATCAGGTTGCCGTTGAATTTCGAAACAGAGATATTGAACTGACATTCGAACAATTCATTATGCTTCTACTGATCGATTCAAAAGGAGACCTAATTCAGCAGGATATAGCTAATCATTTGCAAAAAGACAAGTCGATTGTCGTTAGACAAATGAATGGCTTAATCGAAAAGGAATATGTGGTTCGTCTTCCCAACAGAACCGATAAGCGTAAAAAAAACCTTATATTAACTACAAAGGGAACTGAAATTATGAATAAAATTACTGAGCTGAATTTTGAAGTATCCTCTAAACTCCTTTCAGGGGTTGACGAGGATGACTACCTCGCTTTTGGCAGGGTATTGAATAAGATTCAGGAAAATGGTGGATTTTTAATTGAACAGAGACAATAA
- a CDS encoding efflux RND transporter periplasmic adaptor subunit, producing MRTMKQIRNLSLGLIALAIVSCGQKQQGGAPGGAAGQVKEYPVIAVTQQSTTLFKDYAAKLEGQQTVEIRSKIAGYIDKIMVDEGAFVKKGQALFRLNANDLQAAVRSSEASVKVAEADVNSAAINLEKTKPLVEKNIISKFELESVSSTLKAKEAQLAQAKANLENAKANLQYTVITSPAEGTIGTFPYRVGSLVSSTSAEPLTTVSNTAKVYAYFSFNEKEFLTLVKGLEGKNLQEKFAKLPDVSLVLADNSVYEQPGRIETASGLIDQQTGSINVRATFPNTEGLLRSGGSGMVRIPQFINSAIIIPQKTTYELQGKYFVYLVGSDNKVHNTEIQIVSGNLKDSYVVTNGLKVGDQIVLQGIASLRNDTEIKPKLVEAGSLSENTPAATNQGKN from the coding sequence ATGAGAACAATGAAACAAATCAGAAATTTGAGTTTGGGACTAATTGCGCTTGCAATAGTTTCGTGCGGTCAGAAACAACAGGGAGGTGCTCCCGGAGGAGCCGCAGGTCAGGTAAAAGAATATCCTGTGATTGCAGTAACACAGCAGTCAACCACACTTTTTAAAGATTATGCTGCAAAACTTGAAGGACAGCAAACGGTGGAAATCCGCTCAAAGATTGCCGGATACATCGATAAAATTATGGTTGACGAAGGTGCGTTCGTAAAAAAAGGTCAGGCACTTTTTCGCCTGAATGCCAACGATCTTCAGGCAGCCGTGCGTTCGTCTGAAGCTTCAGTTAAAGTTGCCGAAGCTGATGTTAATTCGGCAGCAATCAATCTGGAGAAAACCAAGCCGCTGGTTGAAAAGAATATCATCAGCAAATTTGAGCTGGAATCAGTTAGTTCAACCCTCAAAGCCAAAGAAGCACAACTGGCGCAGGCTAAAGCTAACCTCGAAAATGCAAAGGCCAACCTACAATATACAGTTATTACCAGCCCTGCCGAAGGAACAATCGGCACCTTCCCCTACCGCGTGGGTAGTCTGGTAAGCAGCACTTCTGCCGAACCTTTGACCACAGTTTCGAATACTGCCAAAGTGTATGCCTATTTTTCATTTAATGAAAAGGAATTTTTGACGCTGGTAAAAGGATTGGAAGGAAAAAATCTTCAGGAAAAATTTGCAAAATTACCCGATGTTTCGCTCGTTTTGGCCGACAACTCGGTTTATGAACAGCCAGGTCGCATTGAAACAGCCAGCGGATTAATTGATCAGCAAACCGGATCGATCAACGTCCGGGCTACATTCCCAAATACGGAAGGATTGTTGCGAAGTGGTGGTAGCGGTATGGTACGTATTCCACAGTTTATTAATTCAGCGATTATTATTCCACAGAAAACAACTTACGAATTACAGGGTAAATACTTTGTTTATTTAGTTGGTTCTGATAACAAAGTTCACAATACCGAAATTCAAATAGTCAGCGGCAACCTGAAGGATTCTTATGTGGTAACCAACGGACTGAAAGTTGGCGATCAGATTGTACTTCAGGGAATTGCTTCATTACGAAACGATACCGAAATCAAACCGAAACTGGTAGAAGCCGGAAGCCTTTCAGAGAATACACCAGCTGCTACCAATCAGGGTAAAAATTAA
- a CDS encoding efflux RND transporter permease subunit yields MFRKFIERPILSSVISIIIVILGVLGLISLPIEQYPDIAPPTIQVSANYTGANAETVLKSVVVPLEEQINGVENMIYMTSSASNLGSGTIQVFFKQGVNADMAAVNVQNRVSRATSILPAEVTRSGVTVSKRQTSMLLIFSVYSNVDEFDETFLQNYAKINLLPQIQRVNGVGEALVFGGKDYSMRIWLKPDIMASYGLIPADITAALSEQNLEAAPGRLGERNDQSFEYVLKYKGKLSQPTEFENIIIKADKDGNILRLKDVARVELGALSYGVSTSAMGRPGITVAIFQSPGSNARDVIIQSKKVIEEASKTFPAGIKYKITIDANEFLDSSIDKVLHTLLEAFLLVFIVVFIFLQNFRATLIPAISVPVAIIGTFFFLNIFGFTINLLTLFALVLAIGIVVDDAIVVVEAVHAKLDQGAKNAKEAAVSAMDEISSAIVSITLVMSAVFIPVTFITGTTGVFYKQFGVTLAVAIVISAVNALTLSPALCAIFLKPHNESSAHQNGFMKRFYTSFNVAFETMTDRYRKTVNFFVSRKWVAIGLIITFTAILIVLMKTTPSGFVPSEDTGKLFVDVSLPPATSLERTKQVIFKVDSIASSIPEMDGRTAIVGNSLISGSGSSYGMLICALKPFKERKEKGQDQNSVIAKLYAATSGIRDAKIIIVSPPMVPGFSMTNGFDLKLEDKTGGDIKVFEQNAREFLGMLSKRPEIQYAMTSFNTNFPQYQIDVNVARCKQSGVSVSSVLSVMQGYIGGYYASDFNRFGKQYRIMVQAEPSYRGNLENIDNMFVRTSSGEMAPITEFISIKRVYGPESISRFNMYTAISVTGAPNFGYSTGDAIKAVQEVAAQTLPQGYGYEFSGLTREEIASGNQSILILLLSVVFVYFLLAAQYESFILPLSILFSLPIGIAGSFIFAKIMGVENNIYLQISLIMLLGLLAKNAILIVEFALQRRHRGMSILQSAIEGATARLRPILMTSFAFIVGLFPLVIGGGVGANGNRSIGVGAVGGMLIGTMIGILVIPTMFAIFQTLQEKLTKPEKQQISEMNCLEGEDEEYEG; encoded by the coding sequence ATGTTTCGAAAATTTATAGAACGTCCGATTCTTTCATCGGTCATTTCAATCATTATTGTCATTCTGGGAGTACTCGGATTGATAAGCCTGCCCATTGAGCAATATCCCGATATTGCGCCTCCAACCATTCAGGTATCGGCAAATTACACCGGAGCCAATGCCGAAACTGTACTGAAAAGTGTAGTTGTCCCGCTTGAAGAACAAATCAATGGGGTAGAAAACATGATCTATATGACTTCCTCGGCGAGTAACCTCGGATCTGGTACGATTCAGGTTTTCTTTAAGCAGGGTGTCAACGCCGATATGGCAGCAGTGAATGTTCAAAACCGTGTATCCCGCGCCACCAGCATTCTTCCTGCTGAAGTTACCCGTTCAGGCGTAACTGTTTCGAAGCGGCAAACCAGTATGCTCCTGATTTTTTCGGTTTATAGCAACGTTGACGAATTCGACGAGACGTTCCTTCAGAACTATGCCAAAATTAACCTGCTTCCGCAAATTCAGCGTGTAAATGGCGTTGGCGAGGCTTTGGTTTTTGGAGGAAAAGATTATTCGATGCGTATCTGGCTAAAACCCGATATTATGGCTTCTTATGGTTTGATACCTGCCGACATTACCGCGGCCTTAAGCGAGCAAAATCTTGAAGCTGCGCCTGGACGTTTGGGCGAACGCAACGATCAGTCATTCGAATATGTTCTCAAATACAAAGGAAAGCTCAGTCAACCGACAGAATTCGAGAATATCATTATCAAGGCCGACAAAGACGGAAATATTTTGCGGTTGAAAGATGTAGCCCGCGTCGAACTTGGCGCGCTGAGCTATGGGGTGTCCACTTCGGCCATGGGTAGGCCGGGCATTACAGTTGCCATTTTTCAATCGCCGGGATCGAATGCCCGCGATGTGATTATTCAGTCAAAGAAAGTAATCGAAGAAGCATCCAAAACATTTCCCGCCGGGATTAAATACAAGATTACAATTGATGCCAACGAATTTTTGGATAGCTCAATCGATAAGGTGCTTCATACCTTGCTGGAAGCATTTCTACTTGTATTTATTGTAGTTTTCATCTTTCTGCAGAATTTCAGGGCAACACTGATTCCAGCCATTTCGGTTCCGGTTGCTATTATTGGAACCTTCTTTTTCCTGAATATTTTCGGATTTACAATTAACCTGCTGACTTTGTTCGCACTCGTTTTGGCCATCGGTATTGTGGTCGACGATGCCATTGTGGTGGTCGAAGCGGTTCATGCCAAACTCGACCAGGGTGCAAAAAATGCCAAGGAAGCCGCCGTTTCGGCAATGGACGAGATATCATCTGCCATCGTTTCTATCACCTTGGTTATGTCGGCAGTGTTTATTCCTGTTACCTTTATTACCGGTACAACCGGAGTGTTCTACAAACAGTTTGGAGTAACACTGGCAGTAGCGATTGTTATTTCAGCAGTTAATGCTTTAACCCTGAGTCCGGCTCTTTGCGCCATATTTCTGAAACCACACAACGAGAGTTCGGCACACCAGAATGGCTTTATGAAACGGTTTTATACATCGTTTAATGTGGCTTTCGAAACAATGACTGACCGCTACCGGAAAACAGTCAATTTCTTTGTTTCTCGCAAATGGGTAGCCATCGGACTTATAATAACTTTCACTGCCATACTTATCGTGTTGATGAAAACAACACCGAGCGGCTTTGTTCCAAGTGAAGATACCGGAAAGCTGTTTGTTGATGTAAGCCTACCACCAGCAACCTCGCTTGAACGAACCAAGCAGGTTATTTTTAAAGTTGACAGTATTGCCTCTTCTATACCTGAAATGGACGGACGTACCGCAATTGTTGGAAACTCGCTGATTAGCGGAAGCGGAAGTTCGTATGGAATGTTGATTTGTGCCCTGAAACCTTTTAAGGAACGTAAAGAAAAAGGACAGGATCAGAACAGTGTAATTGCCAAATTATATGCAGCTACTTCAGGAATTCGGGATGCAAAAATAATTATCGTTTCACCTCCAATGGTTCCCGGATTCAGTATGACGAACGGGTTTGACCTTAAACTGGAAGATAAAACAGGAGGAGACATCAAAGTATTTGAACAAAATGCACGGGAATTCCTGGGTATGTTGTCAAAACGTCCGGAGATTCAATATGCCATGACCTCCTTCAATACCAATTTCCCTCAATATCAAATCGATGTAAATGTGGCTCGCTGTAAACAATCCGGCGTTTCGGTAAGTTCAGTGCTGTCAGTCATGCAAGGTTATATTGGTGGCTATTATGCTTCCGACTTTAACCGTTTCGGAAAACAGTACCGGATTATGGTACAAGCGGAACCCAGTTACCGTGGAAACCTTGAAAACATCGATAACATGTTTGTGCGGACTTCATCCGGAGAAATGGCTCCTATTACCGAGTTCATTTCAATAAAAAGGGTTTATGGCCCTGAAAGTATTTCACGCTTCAATATGTACACCGCCATTTCGGTAACCGGAGCGCCAAATTTCGGATATAGCACCGGTGATGCGATTAAGGCCGTACAGGAAGTGGCAGCACAAACGTTGCCTCAGGGTTATGGTTACGAATTCTCTGGATTAACACGCGAAGAAATTGCTTCAGGAAACCAATCGATCCTGATCCTTTTGCTGAGCGTAGTTTTCGTATATTTCCTGCTGGCTGCGCAATACGAAAGTTTTATTTTGCCACTTTCGATCCTGTTCTCTTTACCAATTGGTATTGCGGGTTCATTCATTTTTGCTAAAATTATGGGTGTCGAAAATAACATCTATCTTCAGATTTCGTTGATCATGCTCCTCGGGTTGCTGGCCAAAAATGCCATCCTGATTGTTGAGTTTGCCTTGCAACGCCGCCACCGTGGAATGAGCATCTTGCAATCGGCCATTGAGGGGGCAACAGCTCGTTTACGACCGATCCTCATGACTTCGTTTGCATTTATCGTTGGTTTGTTTCCTTTAGTTATTGGCGGAGGTGTGGGTGCAAATGGCAACCGCTCAATTGGAGTGGGCGCGGTTGGTGGTATGTTAATCGGAACCATGATTGGTATTTTGGTCATCCCAACCATGTTTGCGATATTCCAGACCCTTCAGGAAAAGCTAACAAAACCAGAAAAGCAGCAAATTTCGGAAATGAACTGCCTGGAAGGTGAAGATGAAGAATATGAAGGTTGA
- a CDS encoding efflux transporter outer membrane subunit, whose translation MRTNSIKRIILITGLAATLVSCSTSRHYQRGTVSTDKLFGDTLVTDSVTMANQPWRELFTENQLQKLIQEGLDNNPDLLLAIKKVEEAEGYLKQSKAALLPSVSVNGKEVYTRNPESIYPNGPREVNTYQLSGEASWEVDLWGKLSSAKRGAYANFMASDAGRKAVQTRLISSIASAYYTLAGLDAKLAITQQTVKNNIDLVETLKVLQGSGRVNGAAVVQSEAVRYAAEVTIPDLQQQIREAENALCLLLGRVPGTVERGKIEDQTLSSILKTGVPAQLLDNRPDVMQAEFAVMSAYETTSSARAYFYPALTLTASTGFAAADLNKLLDPTSFAANVIGGLAQPLFNKRINATRLKVAKAQQEEALISFRNTLLKAGQEVHNTLGLYESSVRKIALRKLQLDALIKSVDYTKELLTYGSATYTEVLNAQTSLLSAQLNSVNDQLQQLNAVVTLYRALGGGWK comes from the coding sequence ATGAGAACAAATTCAATAAAAAGGATAATCCTGATTACCGGTTTGGCTGCAACATTGGTTTCGTGCAGCACATCGAGACATTATCAGCGGGGAACAGTATCGACCGATAAACTATTTGGCGACACGTTGGTAACTGATTCGGTGACCATGGCAAACCAACCCTGGCGCGAGCTGTTTACCGAGAACCAACTGCAAAAACTCATTCAGGAAGGACTCGACAACAATCCCGATTTGCTGCTTGCTATAAAGAAAGTTGAAGAAGCTGAAGGCTATTTAAAACAAAGTAAAGCGGCTCTTTTACCCAGTGTTTCAGTAAACGGGAAAGAGGTATATACCCGGAATCCGGAATCGATTTATCCTAACGGTCCACGAGAAGTAAATACCTATCAGCTCTCGGGTGAAGCAAGCTGGGAAGTGGATTTATGGGGAAAGCTGAGCAGTGCAAAACGAGGAGCTTATGCTAATTTTATGGCTAGCGATGCTGGAAGAAAGGCTGTTCAAACCCGCCTAATCTCAAGTATTGCTTCGGCTTATTACACCTTGGCCGGACTCGATGCTAAACTTGCAATTACGCAACAAACCGTGAAAAATAACATCGATTTGGTTGAAACCCTGAAGGTGTTACAGGGAAGCGGTAGGGTAAACGGGGCGGCGGTTGTTCAAAGCGAAGCCGTTCGCTATGCTGCCGAGGTCACTATTCCTGATCTGCAACAGCAAATTCGCGAAGCCGAAAATGCACTTTGTTTGCTGCTTGGCCGTGTTCCGGGAACAGTGGAACGAGGAAAAATTGAAGACCAAACGTTGTCATCGATTCTGAAAACAGGTGTTCCTGCCCAATTGCTCGACAATCGTCCGGATGTGATGCAGGCCGAATTTGCCGTGATGAGCGCTTACGAAACCACCAGCAGTGCGCGTGCCTATTTTTATCCAGCATTAACATTGACTGCATCAACTGGTTTTGCTGCAGCCGATCTCAACAAGTTGCTCGATCCGACATCGTTTGCGGCGAATGTAATTGGAGGATTGGCTCAACCGCTGTTCAACAAGCGCATCAATGCAACTCGGCTCAAAGTGGCCAAAGCCCAACAGGAAGAAGCCTTAATCAGCTTCAGGAATACTTTGCTTAAAGCGGGTCAGGAAGTTCACAATACGTTGGGATTGTACGAATCGTCGGTTCGGAAAATTGCTTTGCGCAAACTACAGCTCGATGCGTTGATCAAATCGGTTGACTACACCAAAGAATTGCTGACTTATGGTTCGGCAACCTATACCGAGGTCTTAAATGCACAAACCAGTTTGTTGTCAGCTCAACTTAACAGCGTGAATGACCAGTTGCAACAACTAAATGCAGTGGTTACGCTATACCGTGCATTGGGCGGCGGCTGGAAATAA
- a CDS encoding flavin reductase family protein encodes MAKVNWKPGTMIYPLPAVLVTCGETPEEYNLITIAWTGTISSDPPMCYISVRPSRHSYEIIKRTGEYVINLTTEELARATDWCGVKSGAKVNKWKEMGLTPAPATIVKAPILAEAPISIECKVKQIIELGTHHMFISEVVNVIADDRYIDPETGAFSLKKANPLIYSHGHYFKMGDPIGKFGWSVEKKKKK; translated from the coding sequence ATGGCAAAAGTAAACTGGAAACCCGGAACCATGATTTACCCGCTTCCGGCGGTATTGGTTACCTGTGGCGAAACTCCTGAAGAATACAATCTGATCACAATTGCATGGACAGGAACCATCAGCAGCGATCCGCCCATGTGCTATATTTCGGTTCGTCCGTCGCGCCATTCGTACGAAATTATTAAACGAACCGGCGAATATGTGATTAATCTCACCACCGAAGAACTGGCTCGTGCAACCGACTGGTGTGGCGTAAAATCGGGCGCAAAGGTCAACAAGTGGAAAGAAATGGGGTTGACTCCTGCCCCGGCAACCATTGTAAAAGCGCCAATTTTAGCTGAAGCGCCAATAAGCATCGAGTGCAAGGTGAAACAGATTATTGAACTCGGGACTCATCACATGTTTATTTCTGAAGTAGTGAACGTGATTGCCGACGACAGGTACATTGATCCCGAGACCGGTGCTTTCAGCCTGAAAAAGGCAAATCCTTTGATTTATTCACATGGTCATTATTTCAAAATGGGCGACCCAATTGGCAAATTTGGCTGGTCGGTGGAGAAGAAAAAGAAGAAGTGA